The proteins below are encoded in one region of Manis pentadactyla isolate mManPen7 chromosome 2, mManPen7.hap1, whole genome shotgun sequence:
- the HMGCS1 gene encoding hydroxymethylglutaryl-CoA synthase, cytoplasmic isoform X2 has translation MPGSLPLNVEACWPKDVGIVALELYFPSQYVDQAELEKYDGVDAGKYTVGLGQAKMGFCTDREDINSLCMTVVQNLMERNNLSYDCIGRLEVGTETIIDKSKSVKTNLMQLFEESGNTDVEGIDTTNACYGGTAAVFNAVNWVESSSWDGRYALVVAGDIAVYATGNARPTGGVGAVALLIGPNAPLIFDREGNDKDFTLNDFGFMIFHSPYCKLVQKSLARMLLNDFLNDQNRDKNSIYSSLEAFGDVKLEDTYFDRDVEKAFMKASSELFNQKTKASLLVSNQNGNMYTSSVYGSLASVLAQYSPQQLAGKRIGMFSYGSGLAATLYSLKVTQDATPGSALDKITASLCDLKSRLDSRTCLAPEVFAENMKLREDTHHLVNYIPQGSIDTLFEGTWYLVRVDEKHRRTYARRPSPNADTLDEGVGLVHSSTATEHIPSPAKKVPRLPAPAADPEAAVISNGEH, from the exons ATGCCTGGGTCACTTCCTTTGAATGTAGAAGCCTGCTGGCCGAAAGATGTGGGGATTGTTGCCCTTGAGCTCTATTTTCCTTCTCAATATGTGGATCAAGCAGAGTTGGAAAAATATGATGGTGTAGATGCTGGGAAGTACACTGTTGGCTTGGGCCAGGCCAAAATGGGCTTCTGCACAGATAGAGAAGATATCAACTCTCTCTGCATGACTGTGGTTCAGAATCTTATGGAGAGAAATAACCTTTCTTATGATTGCATTGGGCGGCTAGAAGTTGGAACAGAGACGATCATCGACAAATCAAAGTCAGTGAAGACTAATTTGATGCAGCTCTTTGAGGAGTCTGGGAATACAGATGTAGAAGGAATAGACACGACTAATGCATGCTATGGAGGCACAGCTGCTGTCTTCAATGCTGTTAACTGGGTTGAGTCCAGCTCTTGGGATG GACGGTATGCCCTAGTAGTTGCAGGAGATATTGCTGTGTATGCCACAGGAAACGCTAGACCTACAGGTGGCGTTGGAGCCGTTGCTCTGCTAATTGGACCAAATGCTCCTTTAATTTTTGACCGAG AGGGAAATGATAAAGATTTCACCTTGAATGACTTTGGTTTCATGATCTTCCACTCACCCTACTGTAAACTGGTTCAGAAATCTCTAGCTCGGATGTTGCTGAATGACTTCCTAAATGACCAGAACAGAGATAAAAATAGCATCTATAGTAGCCTGGAAGCCTTTGG GGATGTTAAATTAGAAGATACCTACTTTGACAGAGATGTGGAAAAGGCATTTATGAAGGCTAGTTCTGAACTCTTCAATCAGAAAACAAAGGCATCTTTGCTTgtatcaaatcaaaatggaaatatgtACACATCTTCAGTGTATGGTTCCCTTGCTTCTGTTTTAGCACA GTACTCGCCTCAGCAGCTGGCAGGGAAGAGGATTGGGATGTTCTCTTACGGTTCTGGGTTAGCTGCCACTCTCTACTCCCTTAAAGTTACACAAGATGCCACACCAG GGTCTGCTCTTGATAAAATAACAGCAAGTTTATGTGATCTTAAATCAAGGCTTGACTCAAGAACTTGTTTAGCACCAGAAGTCTTTGCTGAAAACatgaagctcagagaagacacTCATCACCTGG TCAACTATATTCCCCAGGGTTCAATAGATACACTCTTTGAAGGAACGTGGTACCTAGTTCGAGTGGATGAAAAACACAGAAGAACTTACGCCCGGCGCCCCTCTCCGAATGCCGACACTTTGGATGAAGGAGTGGGGCTTGTGCATTCAAGCACAGCAACTGAG CATATTCCAAGTCCTGCTAAGAAAGTGCCAAGACTCCCTGCACCGGCCGCAGACCCAGAAGCAGCTGTCATTAGTAACGGGGAGCATTAA
- the HMGCS1 gene encoding hydroxymethylglutaryl-CoA synthase, cytoplasmic isoform X1 → MPGSLPLNVEACWPKDVGIVALELYFPSQYVDQAELEKYDGVDAGKYTVGLGQAKMGFCTDREDINSLCMTVVQNLMERNNLSYDCIGRLEVGTETIIDKSKSVKTNLMQLFEESGNTDVEGIDTTNACYGGTAAVFNAVNWVESSSWDGRYALVVAGDIAVYATGNARPTGGVGAVALLIGPNAPLIFDRGLRGTHMQHAYDFYKPDMLSEYPIVDGKLSIQCYLSALDRCYSVYRKKIRAQWQKEGNDKDFTLNDFGFMIFHSPYCKLVQKSLARMLLNDFLNDQNRDKNSIYSSLEAFGDVKLEDTYFDRDVEKAFMKASSELFNQKTKASLLVSNQNGNMYTSSVYGSLASVLAQYSPQQLAGKRIGMFSYGSGLAATLYSLKVTQDATPGSALDKITASLCDLKSRLDSRTCLAPEVFAENMKLREDTHHLVNYIPQGSIDTLFEGTWYLVRVDEKHRRTYARRPSPNADTLDEGVGLVHSSTATEHIPSPAKKVPRLPAPAADPEAAVISNGEH, encoded by the exons ATGCCTGGGTCACTTCCTTTGAATGTAGAAGCCTGCTGGCCGAAAGATGTGGGGATTGTTGCCCTTGAGCTCTATTTTCCTTCTCAATATGTGGATCAAGCAGAGTTGGAAAAATATGATGGTGTAGATGCTGGGAAGTACACTGTTGGCTTGGGCCAGGCCAAAATGGGCTTCTGCACAGATAGAGAAGATATCAACTCTCTCTGCATGACTGTGGTTCAGAATCTTATGGAGAGAAATAACCTTTCTTATGATTGCATTGGGCGGCTAGAAGTTGGAACAGAGACGATCATCGACAAATCAAAGTCAGTGAAGACTAATTTGATGCAGCTCTTTGAGGAGTCTGGGAATACAGATGTAGAAGGAATAGACACGACTAATGCATGCTATGGAGGCACAGCTGCTGTCTTCAATGCTGTTAACTGGGTTGAGTCCAGCTCTTGGGATG GACGGTATGCCCTAGTAGTTGCAGGAGATATTGCTGTGTATGCCACAGGAAACGCTAGACCTACAGGTGGCGTTGGAGCCGTTGCTCTGCTAATTGGACCAAATGCTCCTTTAATTTTTGACCGAG GACTTCGGGGGACACATATGCAACACGCCTATGACTTTTACAAGCCTGATATGCTTTCTGAATATCCTATAGTAGATGGAAAACTCTCCATACAGTGCTACCTCAGTGCGTTAGATCGTTGCTATTCTGTCTACCGCAAAAAGATCCGTGCCCAGTGGCAGAAAG AGGGAAATGATAAAGATTTCACCTTGAATGACTTTGGTTTCATGATCTTCCACTCACCCTACTGTAAACTGGTTCAGAAATCTCTAGCTCGGATGTTGCTGAATGACTTCCTAAATGACCAGAACAGAGATAAAAATAGCATCTATAGTAGCCTGGAAGCCTTTGG GGATGTTAAATTAGAAGATACCTACTTTGACAGAGATGTGGAAAAGGCATTTATGAAGGCTAGTTCTGAACTCTTCAATCAGAAAACAAAGGCATCTTTGCTTgtatcaaatcaaaatggaaatatgtACACATCTTCAGTGTATGGTTCCCTTGCTTCTGTTTTAGCACA GTACTCGCCTCAGCAGCTGGCAGGGAAGAGGATTGGGATGTTCTCTTACGGTTCTGGGTTAGCTGCCACTCTCTACTCCCTTAAAGTTACACAAGATGCCACACCAG GGTCTGCTCTTGATAAAATAACAGCAAGTTTATGTGATCTTAAATCAAGGCTTGACTCAAGAACTTGTTTAGCACCAGAAGTCTTTGCTGAAAACatgaagctcagagaagacacTCATCACCTGG TCAACTATATTCCCCAGGGTTCAATAGATACACTCTTTGAAGGAACGTGGTACCTAGTTCGAGTGGATGAAAAACACAGAAGAACTTACGCCCGGCGCCCCTCTCCGAATGCCGACACTTTGGATGAAGGAGTGGGGCTTGTGCATTCAAGCACAGCAACTGAG CATATTCCAAGTCCTGCTAAGAAAGTGCCAAGACTCCCTGCACCGGCCGCAGACCCAGAAGCAGCTGTCATTAGTAACGGGGAGCATTAA